A region of Corynebacterium glucuronolyticum DSM 44120 DNA encodes the following proteins:
- a CDS encoding ArsR/SmtB family transcription factor, whose product MSHEVDIDSWAGTFKILGDPTRLALLAAIHYAGQNTLTVSELAEETGLRVATASAALRAMENNGTVKSQRDGRRIYYGIANDDVHELLHWIGSGHKVSDD is encoded by the coding sequence GTGTCTCACGAAGTTGACATCGACAGTTGGGCCGGCACGTTTAAGATCCTCGGCGACCCGACACGGCTCGCTCTACTCGCAGCCATCCACTACGCCGGCCAGAACACTCTGACTGTCAGCGAGCTTGCCGAGGAAACTGGACTCAGGGTAGCAACAGCTTCGGCGGCCTTGAGGGCGATGGAAAACAACGGAACGGTTAAGTCGCAGCGCGATGGCCGACGAATTTACTACGGGATTGCTAACGACGACGTTCATGAGCTGCTTCACTGGATCGGTTCTGGCCACAAGGTCTCGGACGATTAG
- a CDS encoding ABC transporter ATP-binding protein — protein MLEVSNLRAGFGEHTVLSGVSFTAEAPTIVGLVGPNGSGKSTLLKSLAGVHHFDGSVLFDGKPLTSYRINERVHHLSYVAQHSGAAIPLTVREVVQLGCSAGRGPFSQTQAGDEERITRALHHSALEDLADARLSELSGGQVQRAMVARAMAQQASTMLLDEPTNHLDLHHQYRLMDLLSHISTQHNTVIILAIHDLALAARYCDRLLLINGGTVENDGPPLEVLTADVLARVFRVNGSLTRSSGGVPSLVIDGAIGSQDTLSG, from the coding sequence ATGCTGGAAGTATCCAATCTCCGCGCCGGTTTCGGCGAGCACACCGTACTTTCGGGAGTGTCTTTCACCGCAGAAGCCCCCACCATCGTCGGTCTGGTTGGTCCGAATGGTTCTGGGAAGTCCACCCTACTCAAGTCACTCGCCGGTGTGCACCACTTCGATGGTTCGGTGCTTTTCGACGGCAAACCGCTCACCTCTTACCGCATAAACGAACGCGTTCACCACCTTTCCTACGTCGCACAGCACTCAGGAGCTGCCATCCCCCTCACCGTCCGAGAGGTTGTGCAGTTGGGATGCTCGGCCGGTCGCGGCCCATTCTCCCAAACTCAAGCAGGCGACGAAGAGCGGATCACCCGGGCGTTACATCACTCGGCACTGGAGGATCTGGCCGATGCCAGGCTCAGTGAGCTCTCCGGTGGCCAGGTGCAACGCGCGATGGTGGCCCGCGCGATGGCCCAGCAGGCCTCCACCATGCTTCTCGACGAGCCGACAAACCACCTGGACCTGCATCACCAGTACCGCCTCATGGATCTGCTGTCGCACATCTCCACGCAGCACAATACGGTGATCATCCTGGCTATACACGATCTGGCACTAGCAGCCCGCTACTGCGACCGTCTCCTGCTCATTAACGGTGGGACGGTGGAAAACGACGGCCCCCCGCTCGAGGTCCTCACTGCGGACGTACTTGCTCGAGTATTCCGGGTAAACGGCTCGCTTACGCGTAGTAGCGGTGGCGTTCCTTCGCTTGTGATCGACGGTGCAATTGGCTCACAAGATACTCTTTCCGGTTAA